From a single Brassica oleracea var. oleracea cultivar TO1000 chromosome C5, BOL, whole genome shotgun sequence genomic region:
- the LOC106292563 gene encoding mitochondrial outer membrane protein porin 1-like, translated as MGKGPGLYTDIGKKARDLLYKDHNSDQKLSITTHSPAGVAITSTGTKKGDSLLGDVSLQLKQKNITTDLKVSTDSTVLITATVDEAAPGLKSIFSFRAPDQNSGKIELQYLHEYAGISTSMGLTQNPTVNFSGVVGTNVLALGTDVSFDTKSGNFTKINAGVNFTKDDLIASLTLNDKGDSVNASYYHIVNPLFNTAVGAEVNHKFSTNVNTITVGTQHSLDPLTTVKARVNSAGIANALIQHQWTPRSFFTISGEIDTKAIDKNAKVGLALSLKP; from the exons ATGGGGAAAGGACCAGGTCTCTACACTGACATCGGCAAAAAAGCCAGAG ATCTTTTGTACAAGGACCACAACAGCGACCAGAAATTGAGTATCACTACTCACTCTCCTGCCGGTGTT GCCATCACATCAACTGGAACCAAGAAAGGTGACTCACTGCTGGGAGATGTTTCTCTCCAACTCAAGCAAAAAAACATCACTACCGATCTCAAAGTTTCCACTGACAGTACC GTTTTGATCACTGCTACGGTTGATGAGGCTGCACCTGGATTGAAGTCCATCTTCAGCTTCAGGGCCCCTGACCAAAACTCTGGCAAG ATTGAGCTTCAGTACTTGCATGAATATGCCGGTATCAGCACGAGCATGGGATTGACTCAAAACCCCACTGTCAACTTCTCTGGTGTAGTGGGAACCAATGTGTTGGCCCTTGGTACTGACGTTTCCTTCGACACCAAATCTGGCAATTTCACCAAGATCAACGCTGGTGTCAACTTCACCAAGGATGATCTCATTGCCTCCCTTACCCT GAATGACAAAGGAGATTCTGTCAACGCATCATACTACCACATTGTTAACCCGCTGTTCAACACCGCTGTGGGAGCTGAAGTGAACCACAAGTTTTCTACCAATGTCAACACCATAACCGTGGGAACGCAGCATTCACTTGACCCCTTGACCACCGTGAAGGCACGCGTGAACAGTGCGGGGATAGCCAATGCACTCATTCAACACCAGTGGACACCCAGGTCCTTCTTCACTATCTCAGGAGAAATTGACACCAAGGCTATTGACAAGAATGCTAAGGTTGGTTTGGCCCTCTCTCTCAAGCCTTGA
- the LOC106294204 gene encoding uncharacterized protein LOC106294204, translated as MATKSLILYGLVVTLVIALICNIEEAAARDVKLVKLRDVKPETLTTLKGEEEKELLNDKLTKEIENAKKLLGELKTLKKESKDDMKEELSSLMKSETLLNEMSDTLKNGTCNANKATIFVEKESFFYRAWKENAYHSVVPEKEKEFMSNIKRIIKLLKKT; from the coding sequence ATGGCAACGAAGTCTTTAATACTGTATGGTCTTGTCGTGACCCTAGTCATCGCATTGATATGCAACATCGAAGAGGCTGCAGCGAGAGACGTAAAGCTAGTGAAACTCCGCGATGTAAAGCCCGAAACGTTGACAACATTAAAAGGAGAAGAAGAAAAAGAACTCTTGAACGATAAACTTACAAAAGAGATTGAGAATGCAAAGAAATTGCTGGGAGAGTTGAAAACGTTGAAGAAGGAATCAAAAGATGATATGAAAGAGGAGTTGAGTTCTTTGATGAAATCTGAAACGCTACTTAACGAAATGTCGGATACACTCAAGAACGGAACGTGCAATGCAAACAAAGCTACGATATTTGTAGAGAAAGAATCGTTTTTCTACAGAGCATGGAAGGAGAATGCATATCATTCGGTGGTTCCAGAGAAGGAGAAAGAGTTTATGTCTAACATAAAACGCATTATTAAGCTGTTGAAGAAAACTTAG
- the LOC106294061 gene encoding uncharacterized protein LOC106294061, giving the protein MTKISLLLFVMALLASLHAYEAHRMVKFDEAIERDLHKAEALIEEDLKATQTSIQGLTSEMKTLSKSEEVLNQLGKDYRKDMDVAPYGKKLRTFSRAAKNVTKAPPAKNKKPASVIQTILKDFGLNGGRE; this is encoded by the coding sequence ATGACAAAGATCTCCTTATTGCTTTTCGTCATGGCCCTTCTTGCCTCTCTCCACGCTTATGAAGCTCACCGCATGGTAAAATTCGATGAAGCAATTGAAAGGGACTTGCACAAAGCCGAGGCCCTCATCGAGGAAGACTTAAAGGCCACGCAAACGAGCATTCAAGGTTTGACATCTGAGATGAAAACCTTGAGCAAATCTGAAGAGGTGTTAAATCAACTTGGAAAAGACTACAGAAAGGATATGGATGTAGCTCCTTATGGAAAGAAACTCAGAACATTCAGCAGGGCAGCAAAAAATGTCACGAAAGCACCACCTGCTAAAAACAAGAAACCTGCATCCGTGATCCAAACGATCTTGAAGGATTTTGGGCTAAACGGAGGGAGGGAATGA
- the LOC106294122 gene encoding uncharacterized protein LOC106294122, translated as MAKISFVILVVALIAFLRVSEAQSSKDRDEKKIENDLHEAKDLIEEDLKEKEKNIKSLEDEVNMLTKSEKMLNDIGEAHKKGESLEPYGKKLKKFNRKVKQAPKAKRGSVVQNILKDLGLNGGRN; from the coding sequence ATGGCAAAAATCTCATTTGTAATTCTCGTTGTGGCCCTCATTGCCTTTCTACGTGTCTCTGAGGCTCAATCTTCGAAAGATCGCGACGAAAAAAAAATTGAAAATGACCTGCATGAAGCAAAGGACTTGATCGAAGAGGACTTGAAGGAAAAGGAAAAGAACATCAAGAGCTTGGAAGACGAGGTGAATATGTTAACCAAATCTGAGAAGATGTTGAATGACATCGGAGAAGCTCACAAAAAAGGTGAGAGTCTAGAACCTTACGGGAAAAAGCTCAAGAAATTCAACAGGAAGGTCAAGCAGGCACCAAAGGCAAAGAGAGGATCCGTAGTTCAAAACATTTTGAAGGATTTGGGATTAAACGGAGGGAGAAACTGA
- the LOC106293390 gene encoding homeobox-leucine zipper protein ATHB-20-like, producing the protein MAFPQHGFTFQQLHEDISPDQLPSCLPPHPFNGGGNYMMNRSMSLTNVRDDPHQSVDEENLSDDGSHMMLGEKKRRLPLEQVKVLEKSFELGNKLDPERKIQLAKALGMQPRQIAIWFQNRRARWKTRQLERDYDSLKKQFDSLKSDNDSLLAHNKKLLVEVMSLKNKDYNEASIIKREAEASWSNNGSTENSSDINLEIPRETTTTHVNTIKNLFPSSIPSSTHHQDHHGDHHHQNNEMVQEESFCNMFNGIDETTSAGYWGWSDPNYNHHHQFN; encoded by the exons ATGGCATTTCCTCAGCATGGTTTTACGTTCCAACAACTTCATGAAGACATTAGCCCTGATCAGCTCCCTTCTTGTCTTCCTCCTCATCCCTTCAATG GAGGAGGAAACTACATGATGAACAGATCTATGTCGTTAACGAACGTGCGAGATGATCCTCATCAATCTGTTGATGAGGAGAATTTATCAGACGATGGGTCGCATATGATGCTTGGAGAGAAGAAGAGGAGGCTGCCATTAGAGCAAGTTAAGGTATTAGAGAAGAGCTTCGAGCTTGGGAACAAGCTGGATCCAGAGAGGAAGATACAACTAGCTAAAGCACTGGGGATGCAACCTAGGCAGATAGCGATCTGGTTTCAAAACAGGAGAGCTAGGTGGAAGACTAGACAGCTCGAAAGAGACTATGATTCACTCAAGAAGCAGTTTGATTCTCTTAAGTCTGACAATGATTCTCTTCTTGCCCACAACAAGAAACTCCTTGTTGAG GTAATGTCTTTAAAGAACAAAGATTATAATGAAGCAAGCATAATAAAGAGGGAAGCAGAAGCTTCATGGAGCAACAATGGAAGCACAGAAAATAGCTCAGACATAAATCTGGAGATTCCTAGAGAGACCACCACAACACATGTGAACACGATCAAAAACCTTTTCCCTTCATCGATTCCGTCATCTACACATCATCAAGATCATCATGGTGATCATCATCATCAGAATAATGAAATGGTTCAAGAAGAGAGCTTCTGTAACATGTTTAATGGCATTGATGAAACGACTTCGGCTGGTTACTGGGGATGGTCTGACCCAAACTACAACCACCACCACCAATTCAATTGA